From the Alloalcanivorax dieselolei B5 genome, one window contains:
- a CDS encoding fimbrial biogenesis chaperone, giving the protein MKRFSLCLLSFALLVTGVAAQAAVVIGGTRVVYPGGDREVSVQLTNDGENPALVQVWIDAGDADAAPEQSDVPFIVLPPISRVEAGSGQVLRISFTGGKVPPEDRESVYWLNVLDIPPAPKGEEGIPQNFLQLAVRSRIKLFYRPKGLSGKANDAPEKLQWYLSRSGGQAVLKAKNPTPYHVTVSRLDILRGESEQVPVPVDEGMIAPGGSLEFALPASAPAAIGQVRMTTINDFGGRVARDVPVGR; this is encoded by the coding sequence ATGAAGCGCTTTTCCCTATGTTTGTTGTCCTTCGCATTGCTGGTCACGGGCGTTGCCGCACAGGCCGCCGTGGTGATCGGCGGTACCCGGGTGGTCTATCCCGGTGGCGATCGTGAAGTCTCGGTGCAATTGACCAACGACGGCGAAAACCCGGCCCTGGTGCAAGTATGGATCGACGCCGGCGATGCCGACGCCGCTCCGGAACAAAGCGATGTGCCTTTCATCGTGCTGCCGCCGATTTCCCGCGTGGAAGCCGGCAGTGGTCAGGTTCTTCGAATTTCTTTCACCGGTGGCAAGGTGCCGCCGGAAGACCGCGAATCCGTGTACTGGCTGAATGTGCTCGACATTCCGCCGGCGCCGAAAGGGGAAGAGGGTATTCCCCAGAATTTCCTGCAGTTGGCGGTTCGCTCGCGCATCAAGTTGTTTTACCGGCCCAAGGGGTTGAGCGGTAAAGCCAACGACGCTCCGGAAAAACTGCAGTGGTACCTGTCCCGTTCCGGCGGGCAAGCGGTACTCAAAGCAAAAAACCCCACGCCTTACCACGTCACCGTCAGCCGTCTGGACATTCTCCGTGGAGAAAGTGAGCAGGTACCGGTGCCCGTGGACGAGGGCATGATCGCCCCCGGTGGCAGCCTGGAATTCGCCTTGCCCGCTAGTGCACCTGCCGCAATTGGCCAGGTGCGCATGACCACCATCAATGACTTCGGTGGTCGGGTAGCCCGGGATGTGCCGGTGGGTCGTTGA